A window from Drosophila kikkawai strain 14028-0561.14 chromosome 2L, DkikHiC1v2, whole genome shotgun sequence encodes these proteins:
- the LOC108081352 gene encoding serine protease snake-like, producing the protein MVQGYNAFPNCKGRCVPELDCKDFETSYTPPMCNKTHVCCPRPTVRTYTSKSAIACLNWSNNRELCPPHKLIVDATVANKNEFPYMASVGWYNEALKEMNWTCGGALIHKKYVLTAAHCIQFQRENGTKEPDFFVRLGAHSLTDGIVYKVVDVKYPPDRDVWTKTGDISLLLLNDSVVFNEKIKPACLSNCSVKIGDNATVSGWGAVNHEPRMSKELNKLTLPILKISDCPRGLPGRHICSVGLTCKGDSGGPLARWHSEWGSCLGQVIGVVSYGDLCTAENPHSVYTDVYTYLDWIEKVVWP; encoded by the exons A TGGTTCAAGGTTATAATGCGTTTCCCAACTGCAAGGGCAGATGTGTTCCCGAGCTCGACTGCAAAGATTTCGAAACGAGCTATACTCCGCCGATGTGTAACAAAACACATGTATGCTGTCCGCGTCCCACAGTGCGAACCTACACAAGTAAATCGGCAATAG CTTGTCTGAACTGGTCCAATAACAGGGAACTTTGTCCGCCTCATAAACTTATAGTTGATGCAACTGTAGCCAATAAGAATGAGTTCCCATATATGGCATCGGTTGGATGGTATAATGAAGCTTTAAAGGAAATGAATTGGACTTGCGGCGGAGCCCTGATACACAAGAAATATGTACTTACTGCAGCACATTGTATTCAGTTTCAACGAGAAAATGGTACAAAAGAGCC CGATTTCTTTGTGCGTTTGGGTGCACACAGCCTCACAGATGGAATTGTGTATAAGGTCGTAGACGTAAAGTATCCTCCAGATCGCGACGTTTGGACCAAGACTGGAGATATATCCTTATTGCTGCTAAATGATAGTGTCGTATTTAATGAGAAGATAAAACCCGCCTGTCTGTCGAATTGTAGTGTAAAAATCGGTGACAACGCCACTGTTTCCGGCTGGGGAGCAGTAAACCATGAACCTAGAATGTCCAAGGAGCTGAACAAACTCACGCTTCCGATTCTAAAAATTTCAGATTGCCCCCGTGGCCTTCCCGGCAGGCATATTTGTAGCGTCGGCCTCACATGCAAAGGTGATTCAGGTGGACCACTGGCTAGATGGCATTCAGAGTGGGGCTCCTGCTTGGGCCAAGTGATCGGGGTGGTGTCGTATGGTGATTTATGTACTGCTGAAAATCCTCACAGTGTTTACACCGATGTTTACACATACCTAGACTGGATTGAGAAAGTAGTTTGGCCCTAA
- the LOC108081374 gene encoding uncharacterized protein, with protein MCLLRGRLSVWPALALALLSLLAVIEARPQRNLQHVAVVENAAWEQTLPQQFQNPFYKTPRVRDALARSSWFGPGEEVVYDRQAEKIPRMEIYNVLSHAGLIPRRRFL; from the exons at GTGCCTCCTGCGCGGTCGTCTCAGCGTCTGGCCAGCTCTTGCATTGGCCCTGCTGTCTCTCTTGGCCGTAATCGAGGCCAGGCCACAGAGGAACCTGCAACATGTGGCCGTGGTGGAGAATGCCGCCTGGGAGCAGACGCTGCCTCAGCAGTTTCAGAATCCCTTTTACAAGACGCCAAGGGTGAGGGATGCTTTGGCCAGATCCAGTTGGTTTGGACCAGGCGAGGAGGTG GTTTACGACCGTCAGGCTGAGAAAATTCCACGCATGGAAATCTACAATGTGCTGTCGCATGCCGGCTTAATACCACGCCGGCGTTTCctctaa
- the l(2)05287 gene encoding uncharacterized protein l(2)05287, which produces MNFDDEDRLELQYLAGGNIVEHAPLFSPDGRFMFVRCLTKVQVYATSTGELTRVLDDAKAPLISLELDLKQPELLLGCTSTGEVLRWNWRAGVLKKTVSLKLGVPEANVLTCHLMNLYKGGDTACAFVTTKKRSGDQVNWFVVNTSTGDRIEVNCGLKLKVRTPLVDVGKGQYKYIILAQGFYIYFLNYVNWKFCRFKSAKQHLITCVRMSPCEMVAATADAEGQIFIWRDFEKRETMTNTLLHWHHDEVTSLAFSPSGVSIYSGGHERVLVKWSVAMPEERKYLPGMASVIRHIVVSNDNENVLVCTEDNAIQLLSGSNNAIKSTVQHFTYEVKDKTGRSKFPMGLCLNPRTNTLVLNGRSGHLQFYSAYTKSMLYNLRVVDTNVHSEEANRIIYNTRITRAAFNINWMATGEVYNDLENFAEVRLKFWQYNEKLQSYILNTDIDLPHDHGFKTISFSSQFQVSNLRCASAGEDNVIKIWGITDSENIYKRGKMWCCLAQLSYRNLSIGSLCFSQDGSLLAVGYGNILALYDARNPRLPLQTLSCPPGLDGVISKAQLRLAQTPLNGARKELTQQRQQLCGLLQSLIQSNDEELVEQAKALIVGPPVKGKLLNQPDNAKKESVFKYIMKMPELDLHQKLQLLRRFGIECSVPLAHRNRLMELLQQKAILPQAARMKLLKLDARLHRLHTRHRYKAKYRIDHLAQRRRNFEDLVPQEVTALFSTLKLDESTKPKKKEKPQSEENNKTQLKPKKIPATAAPLQGLAHISQVQFGAGDQAHLVAVCTESRVLIWNLLTLRLQAGLKLSVRQLAFDPLTNLMAVITKNDELHVFQPNVPLPLYQRSNMPKTYGLAWLPRRQPKQSSINVDWQAQSSLLMLTHSQEIAYLAPTGQSPSDDTPAPISFAKQPADTENLLRHATFGIHVTKPKVTAETLESNGPLIIGRGEHSAVNAFVNLSAHTMPAMSLICSEFVKSLLIPADSASRHSSATGGGGDATLTNGGAINGNGLSHADSADEEDVDVDVDIEAIAASEDTRKTLLEQNEKLEEKPTGEEADQQALDNRLKVVAALRTKLRL; this is translated from the exons AACATGCGCCACTCTTTTCGCCCGATGGAAG GTTCATGTTTGTGCGATGCCTGACAAAGGTGCAGGTGTACGCCACCAGTACGGGTGAACTCACAAGGGTTCTCGACGATGCCAAGGCTCCTTTGATCAGTTTGGAGCTGGATCTAAAGCAGCCAGAGCTCCTGCTGGGCTGTACTAGCACTGGCGAGGTGCTGCGATGGAATTGGCGAGCTGGCGTGCTCAAGAAGACAGTATCCCTGAAGCTGGGCGTGCCAGAGGCCAATGTCCTCACCTGCCACCTGATGAATCTGTACAAAGGTGGCGACACAGCCTGTGCTTTTGTAACAACAAAGAAGAGGAGTGGCGACCAAGTCAACTGGTTTGTGGTCAATACGAGTACGGGCGATAGGATTGAAGTGAATTGCGGCCTAAAGTTAAA AGTTCGCACCCCCCTTGTGGACGTGGGAAAGGGTCAGTACAAGTATATAATCCTAGCCCAAGGCTTCTACATTTACTTCTTGAACTATGTGAACTGGAAATTCTGCCGTTTCAAGAGCGCCAAGCAGCACTTGATCACCTGTGTCCGAATGAGTCCCTGCGAGATGGTGGCCGCCACTGCTGACGCTGAGGGTCAGATCTTTATCTGGCGGGACTTTGAAAAGCGTGAGACAATGACCAACACCCTGCTCCATTGGCATCATGACGAGGTGACCAGCTTGGCCTTCTCGCCCTCGGGCGTTAGCATCTACAGCGGTGGCCATGAACGGGTGCTGGTCAAGTGGTCCGTGGCCATGCCCGAGGAACGCAAGTATCTGCCCGGAATGGCTAGTGTAATCCGGCATATAGTAGTGAGCAATGACAATGAGAATGTCCTTGTGTGCACCGAGGATAATGCCATACAGCTGCTGAGTGGCAGCAATAATGCGATCAAGTCAACCGTCCAGCATTTCACATATGAGGTCAAGGATAAGACTGGCAGGAGCAAGTTCCCCATGGGTTTGTGTCTGAATCCCAGGACCAATACGCTGGTGCTCAATGGCAGATCAGGACACTTGCAGTTCTACTCAGCCTACACCAAGAGTATGCTTTATAAC CTACGCGTGGTGGACACTAATGTACATAGCGAGGAGGCGAATCGCATCATCTACAATACGCGTATAACCCGAGCGGCCTTTAACATAAATTGGATGGCCACCGGCGAGGTTTACAACGATTTGGAGAACTTTGCCGAAGTAAGGCTCAAGTTTTGGCAATACAATGAGAAGCTGCAAAG CTACATCCTAAACACAGACATTGATCTGCCGCATGATCATGGCTTCAAGACCATCAGCTTCTCCAGTCAGTTCCAGGTGAGCAACTTGCGTTGTGCCTCCGCTGGCGAGGATAATGTGATCAAAATCTGGGGCATTACCGACTCCGAAAACATCTACAAGCGTGGCAAAATGTGGTGTTGCCTGGCCCAATTAAGCTACAGGAATCTGTCTATAGGTTCGCTCTGCTTCTCGCAGGATGGCTCCCTCTTAGCCGTGGGCTATGGCAACATTTTAGCTCTGTACGATGCCAGGAATCCCCGATTGCCGCTGCAAACGCTCAGCTGTCCGCCCGGCTTGGATGGTGTAATATCCAAAGCTCAGCTTAGGTTGGCACAGACTCCCCTAAATGGAGCCAGAAAAGAACTCACCCAACAGAGGCAGCAGTTGTGCGGACTCCTACAGAGTCTCATCCAAAGCAATGACGAGGAATTGGTGGAACAGGCCAAGGCCTTGATAGTGGGGCCACCTGTCAAGGGCAAGCTTCTCAATCAACCGGATAATGCCAAAAAGGAGTCTGTATTCAAGTACATCATGAAAATGCCAGAGCTTGATCTGCACCAGAAATTGCAATTGCTGCGACGCTTTGGTATTGAATGCTCTGTGCCCTTGGCTCACAGGAATCGCTTGATGGAGCTCCTGCAACAGAAGGCAATCTTGCCACAGGCGGCGCGAATGAAGTTGCTCAAGCTGGACGCCAGATTGCATCGCCTGCATACGCGGCATCGCTACAAAGCCAAGTATCGAATCGATCATTTGGCCCAGCGTCGACGGAACTTTGAAGATCTGGTGCCGCAGGAAGTGACGGCTTTGTTCAGCACCCTCAAGCTGGACGAGAGCACGAAGCCGAAGAAGAAGGAGAAGCCACAGTCGgaggaaaacaacaaaacccAACTGAAGCCTAAGAAAATTCCTGCCACGGCAGCCCCACTGCAGGGTTTGGCACATATATCACAGGTTCAATTCGGAGCCGGGGATCAGGCTCACCTGGTGGCCGTTTGCACAGAATCCAGGGTCCTGATCTGGAACCTGCTGACTCTGCGGCTACAGGCCGGTCTGAAGCTATCCGTTCGCCAGCTGGCCTTTGATCCGCTCACCAATCTAATGGCTGTCATCACGAAAAACGATGAGT TGCATGTCTTCCAACCGAATGTTCCGCTACCGCTGTACCAGCGCAGTAATATGCCCAAGACTTATGGCTTGGCCTGGCTGCCCCGGCGACAGCCCAAACAGAGCTCCATAAATGTGGACTGGCAGGCACAGTCGTCGCTGCTGATGCTCACCCACTCGCAGGAGATTGCTTATTTGGCGCCAACGGGTCAGAGTCCATCGGATGATACACCCGCTCCTATTAGTTTTGCCAAACAGCCCGCCGACACTGAGAATCTGCTGAGGCACGCGACATTCGGCATTCATGTGACGAAGCCAAAGGTGACCGCGGAAACCCTGGAGAGCAATGGTCCGCTGATCATTGGGCGTGGAGAACATAGTGCTGTAAATGCG TTTGTCAATCTGTCCGCCCACACGATGCCCGCCATGAGCCTGATTTGCAGCGAATTTGTCAAGTCGCTGCTCATCCCAGCGGATTCAGCCTCAAGGCATTCCTCAGCcactggaggaggaggagatgcCACCTTGACCAACGGCGGTGCCATCAATGGCAATGGTCTGTCCCATGCGGATAGTGCTGATGAAGAggatgttgatgttgatgttgatatAGAAGCAATAGCGGCCAGTGAAGATACCCGGAAAACGCTGCTGGAACAGAATGAAAAGCTGGAGGAAAAGCCAACAGGAGAAGAGGCTGACCAGCAGGCCTTGGACAATAGATTGAAGGTTGTGGCAGCGCTAAGGACCAAGCTGAGGTTATGA
- the LOC108081423 gene encoding uncharacterized protein: protein MWPNFVAVISLLCLAFIAWAKAGPVPIVNEHQQLMPKVPQWHCLRYFKHDVLMMRRCRHLRVPTAPRLGDVLKRKKK, encoded by the exons ATGTGGCCCAACTTTGTAGCTGTCATTTCCCTGCTGTGCCTTGCATTCATCGCCTGGGCGAAAGCTGGACCCGTGCCAATTGTCAACGAG CACCAACAACTAATGCCCAAGGTCCCTCAATGGCACTGTCTACGCTATTTCAAGCATGATGTCCTCATGATGCGACGCTGTCGCCATTTGCGTGTCCCGACGGCGCCGCGACTTGGGGATGTCCTTAAGCGCAAGAAGAAATAG
- the LOC108081421 gene encoding nitric oxide synthase-interacting protein homolog, with product MTRHARNCTAGAVYTYNEKKRDSAKSGYGTNAKRLDKDSIKSFDCCSLTLQPCRKPVITKQGYLFDKEAILEYIVTKKNEYSRQLKAYERVRRLEEDQLKHKAQTQHQARLESFVNAQKPVDRPSENTSASLSTSSSISNINNSRLPSFWLPSECPNAGLAKVKKPDPLIYCPVSQQPLRVKDLIEVKFTPIKEDGKGQRSLITKEARYMCPITHDVLSNSVPCAVLRTTGDVVTMECVERLIKKDMIHPLTNDKLKDKDIIPLQRGGTGFASTNDSLQAKEKRPTLQV from the coding sequence ATGACTCGTCACGCTCGCAACTGCACTGCCGGAGCTGTGTACACCTACAACGAAAAGAAGCGGGACTCAGCCAAGTCTGGCTATGGAACCAATGCCAAGCGGCTGGACAAGGACTCCATCAAGTCCTTTGACTGCTGCTCCCTCACCCTGCAGCCCTGCCGCAAGCCTGTCATCACCAAACAGGGCTACCTTTTCGACAAGGAGGCCATTCTGGAGTACATAGTCACCAAGAAGAACGAGTATAGCCGCCAGCTGAAGGCATACGAGCGTGTGCGTCGTCTAGAGGAAGATCAGCTGAAGCACAAAGCTCAAACCCAACATCAGGCGCGCTTGGAAAGCTTTGTGAATGCACAAAAACCAGTGGACAGACCTTCTGAAAACACTTCAGCTTCACTTTCCACTTCCTCTTCCATTTCCAACATAAACAACAGTCGCCTGCCCAGCTTTTGGCTTCCCTCGGAATGTCCTAATGCTGGCTTGGCCAAGGTCAAGAAGCCAGATCCCCTCATATACTGTCCTGTTTCGCAACAACCATTGAGGGTCAAGGATCTGATTGAGGTGAAGTTTACGCCGATAAAGGAGGACGGCAAAGGCCAACGCTCGCTGATCACCAAGGAGGCACGCTACATGTGTCCCATTACCCATGATGTCCTAAGCAATTCCGTGCCCTGTGCTGTGCTGCGTACCACCGGCGATGTGGTGACCATGGAGTGCGTGGAGCGGTTGATTAAGAAGGACATGATCCATCCCCTAACTAATGACAAGCTCAAGGACAAGGACATTATTCCCCTGCAGCGTGGCGGCACTGGCTTTGCCAGCACCAACGACAGCCTGCAGGCCAAGGAAAAGAGACCAACATTGCAGGTCTAA